One Phyllobacterium sp. T1293 DNA window includes the following coding sequences:
- a CDS encoding GntR family transcriptional regulator, which produces MTAPPGGTLIDRNHPEPLYVQLRIILKSMIDARQLQLNDKLPSERELVQLYGVSRITVRQAIKDLENLGFLQTRAGKGIYVTEPKPTYEIEIVRSFTETAEANNRKPGMQLLTGAIIQADLDITRPLSLPAGSNVVFIERLRFLDDLPVVVQRDWFAEAIAPGILDINWNNGNRSLYAEFNTRYGVVPTRGQSTLSARLASEQEAKLLQLDLPAAVLTLDQIAYDNEYRPVNVSSMAYHPVRYPLSLTQSRRRM; this is translated from the coding sequence ATGACAGCGCCGCCCGGTGGCACCTTGATAGATCGCAATCATCCGGAGCCGCTTTACGTTCAATTGCGCATCATCCTGAAATCCATGATCGACGCAAGGCAACTGCAACTCAATGACAAACTCCCGTCCGAGCGTGAACTCGTTCAACTGTATGGGGTGAGCCGCATTACCGTGCGACAGGCAATAAAGGATCTGGAGAATCTCGGATTTCTTCAGACGCGCGCAGGAAAAGGCATTTACGTCACAGAACCAAAGCCCACCTACGAAATCGAGATCGTCCGCAGTTTTACAGAGACCGCCGAAGCAAATAACCGCAAGCCGGGGATGCAATTGCTGACGGGCGCTATCATTCAGGCCGATCTGGATATTACACGACCGCTTTCTCTGCCCGCCGGCTCGAATGTTGTTTTCATCGAGCGGTTACGCTTTCTGGACGATTTGCCTGTTGTGGTGCAGCGGGACTGGTTTGCCGAAGCGATCGCGCCCGGAATTCTTGATATTAACTGGAACAATGGAAACAGATCGCTCTATGCAGAATTCAACACCCGTTACGGCGTCGTTCCAACACGGGGCCAATCAACCCTGAGCGCGCGGCTTGCATCCGAACAGGAGGCAAAGCTGTTGCAACTGGATCTCCCGGCGGCGGTTCTTACACTTGATCAAATCGCCTACGACAATGAATATCGACCGGTTAATGTCAGTTCCATGGCATATCATCCCGTACGTTATCCATTGTCGCTGACCCAATCCCGGCGAAGGATGTGA
- a CDS encoding ABC transporter substrate-binding protein, producing MKHKFKALAGLAVLAMTAAFPAKAETISMFCSATDYELCEEGAQKWAKSSGNEVKINRTPQNLDDAIPIYQQLFASNSPDVDLLYVDVIWLGMMKYHFEDISKLVPEAEVKAHFASAAEAARIDGKLLAMPFYIDTGLMFYRKDLLEKYGKQAPKTWDELTTTAKEIQDSERKAGNADMWGYSWQGRSYEGLTCDAIEWMASSGGGTILSDKGAVTVNNPQTLAALTRARGWIDTISPKGVLNYDEESSRALFESGNAVFHRNWPYVWGTSQADGGKLVGKVGVSALPVGAEGQKSSGTLGTAYLAVSKYSKKKEKAADLLRYMVGLEDQKMRAIKGGYNPTVEALYSDAEVLAKIPFLPMAKSAFEESVARPSAVTGKDYNRVSRSFYRSVHDIISGTGDIGAELAQLEKRLKRDVKAN from the coding sequence ATGAAACATAAATTCAAGGCACTTGCAGGTCTCGCGGTTTTGGCAATGACGGCGGCATTTCCGGCCAAAGCTGAAACAATCTCCATGTTCTGCTCAGCCACCGATTATGAACTCTGCGAGGAGGGCGCACAGAAATGGGCAAAGTCATCGGGCAATGAAGTCAAGATTAACCGGACGCCACAAAATCTTGACGATGCCATTCCGATCTACCAGCAATTGTTCGCGTCGAATTCCCCGGATGTCGATCTGCTCTATGTGGATGTCATCTGGCTCGGCATGATGAAATATCATTTCGAGGATATCAGCAAGCTGGTCCCGGAAGCCGAAGTAAAGGCGCATTTCGCATCTGCTGCCGAGGCGGCGCGCATCGATGGCAAGCTGCTTGCCATGCCTTTTTACATCGATACCGGATTGATGTTTTACAGGAAGGATCTTCTGGAAAAATACGGCAAACAAGCGCCGAAGACCTGGGACGAGCTGACAACAACTGCCAAGGAGATTCAGGATAGCGAACGCAAAGCAGGCAATGCCGATATGTGGGGCTATTCGTGGCAGGGACGCAGCTATGAAGGGCTCACCTGTGATGCCATTGAATGGATGGCTTCGAGCGGCGGCGGAACAATTCTATCCGACAAGGGCGCTGTCACGGTCAACAATCCTCAGACTCTTGCCGCATTGACACGGGCGAGGGGATGGATTGACACGATCTCACCGAAGGGCGTTCTCAACTATGACGAGGAGAGTTCCCGGGCACTGTTCGAAAGTGGCAATGCGGTGTTTCATCGAAACTGGCCTTATGTCTGGGGTACCTCGCAGGCCGATGGTGGCAAGCTCGTAGGCAAGGTCGGTGTGTCGGCGCTTCCTGTCGGCGCTGAAGGCCAGAAGTCCAGTGGTACACTTGGAACAGCCTATCTTGCCGTTTCCAAATATTCGAAGAAGAAGGAAAAGGCCGCTGATCTCTTGCGTTATATGGTTGGTCTGGAAGATCAGAAGATGCGTGCTATCAAGGGCGGCTATAACCCGACGGTCGAAGCCCTCTACAGCGATGCGGAGGTTCTGGCTAAAATTCCTTTCCTGCCAATGGCAAAAAGCGCATTTGAAGAATCTGTCGCACGCCCATCGGCGGTTACGGGGAAGGATTACAATCGTGTCTCACGTTCTTTCTACCGCTCGGTCCATGATATCATTTCTGGAACTGGCGACATCGGTGCGGAACTGGCGCAACTGGAGAAGCGGCTGAAACGCGATGTGAAGGCCAACTGA
- a CDS encoding carbohydrate kinase family protein: MEVTAKASKSLYDVMVVGEYYFDLIFRGLPDVPKIGADLWAKEFEWVPGAAFSTALALTRLGTEAGWWCAFGNDVFSQMIIEEARREGIDEGLFIHFQKPWRRLSSAFSFTHDRGFISYSEDRDPSPLPADLERIRPQILLLQGFSLAPERLALVDAARRLGIKVCSDCQHIEMDLSAPGLIGALRQIDVFLPNESEAKALTGESDINVALKILAQYCPTVVIKCGADGAIASENGQIYHVPALAVDVFDTTGAGDSFNAGFVHGILHEPDFYSALEVAVICGSLAVTGYGGRNLPFHSDLDQYRRRRAAI, from the coding sequence GTGGAAGTGACTGCAAAGGCCTCAAAGTCGCTTTATGACGTGATGGTGGTCGGCGAATATTACTTCGACCTGATCTTTCGCGGTTTGCCTGATGTACCGAAAATTGGCGCCGACCTTTGGGCAAAGGAATTCGAGTGGGTCCCCGGCGCAGCATTTTCAACAGCCCTTGCCCTGACGAGGCTCGGCACAGAGGCAGGCTGGTGGTGTGCATTCGGCAATGATGTGTTCAGCCAGATGATTATCGAGGAGGCGCGCCGTGAGGGTATCGACGAAGGGCTTTTCATACATTTCCAGAAACCGTGGCGTCGTCTCAGTTCTGCTTTCTCGTTCACCCATGACCGTGGCTTCATCAGCTACAGCGAAGATCGCGATCCGAGCCCACTTCCTGCGGACCTGGAGCGTATACGGCCTCAAATTCTGCTCCTACAGGGATTTTCATTAGCACCGGAGCGCCTCGCACTCGTGGATGCGGCCCGGCGGCTTGGCATCAAGGTCTGTTCCGATTGTCAGCACATTGAAATGGATTTGTCTGCACCGGGTTTGATTGGAGCCCTTCGGCAGATCGATGTGTTCCTGCCTAATGAGAGCGAGGCGAAGGCGCTGACGGGTGAAAGCGATATCAACGTCGCGCTGAAGATTCTTGCGCAATATTGTCCGACTGTTGTCATCAAGTGCGGTGCCGACGGTGCAATCGCTTCGGAAAACGGGCAGATCTACCATGTTCCTGCACTGGCTGTAGACGTCTTCGATACCACAGGGGCTGGAGATAGTTTCAATGCTGGCTTTGTGCATGGGATATTGCATGAACCGGATTTTTATTCGGCGCTCGAAGTCGCGGTCATTTGCGGCTCGCTGGCCGTCACCGGTTATGGCGGTCGCAATTTACCCTTTCATTCCGATCTCGACCAATATCGACGGCGCAGAGCCGCGATCTAA
- a CDS encoding family 4 glycosyl hydrolase, with protein MKLALVGGGGVRAPLFVGSALRRAERSGLTEICLQDINETKLELFGRISQELARRSQSPVRISMTSDAERALEGASYVVTTVRPGDEEGRIKDERIALSHGVLGQETTGPGGFAMALRSIPVILKYAELLKKVSPDAWLFNFTNPAGLVAQALQDEGYHRTIGICDGANGAQEALARWFKVPQNDVHAEVAGLNHLSFTRSAKINGKEVLQPLLDDDSFLSATSQRMFDAKLIRHQRNWINEYLYYYYYAEKAVEALNSDERTRGEEVKDLNKALMATLGTINLDTSADEALARYYAYERRRSATYMHYALDDAPTMEEADHLADVPAAGDHGEEGEGYAGVALNLIDALQTGKPCYSGLNVRNEGAIDGLRADDVVEVSCVVDKDGIRPLKMGAMPEAQFQLVQNVKRYERLAVRAIRERSRDVAVEALMAHPLVLSYSRAVPLVDEYLAAHAQYAGEWK; from the coding sequence ATGAAGCTTGCGTTGGTTGGTGGTGGCGGTGTCCGCGCGCCGTTGTTTGTAGGGTCAGCGCTCAGGCGTGCAGAAAGAAGCGGCCTGACGGAAATATGCCTGCAGGATATCAACGAAACGAAGCTCGAACTGTTTGGCCGGATCAGTCAGGAACTTGCACGCCGCAGCCAGTCGCCGGTCAGGATTTCCATGACGAGCGATGCCGAGCGAGCACTTGAAGGCGCAAGCTATGTTGTGACAACGGTGCGACCGGGCGATGAGGAAGGCCGCATCAAGGATGAGCGCATTGCCTTGTCCCATGGCGTACTCGGGCAGGAAACCACGGGCCCCGGTGGTTTTGCCATGGCTTTGCGCAGTATCCCCGTGATCTTGAAATATGCGGAACTATTGAAGAAGGTCAGCCCCGATGCGTGGCTTTTCAACTTTACCAATCCCGCTGGTCTGGTCGCCCAAGCGCTGCAGGACGAAGGCTATCATCGGACAATCGGCATCTGCGATGGTGCAAATGGCGCCCAGGAAGCGCTGGCGCGCTGGTTCAAGGTTCCCCAAAACGATGTGCATGCGGAGGTGGCTGGGCTGAACCATCTTTCCTTTACACGCAGCGCCAAAATCAACGGGAAAGAGGTGCTGCAGCCGCTCCTCGATGATGACAGCTTCTTGAGTGCAACATCGCAGCGCATGTTCGATGCAAAGCTGATCCGTCATCAGCGCAACTGGATCAATGAATACCTCTATTACTACTATTATGCCGAAAAGGCGGTGGAGGCCTTGAACTCGGATGAACGCACACGCGGTGAAGAGGTCAAGGATCTCAATAAGGCACTGATGGCGACGCTGGGTACGATCAATCTCGATACCAGTGCGGATGAGGCGCTGGCACGTTATTACGCCTATGAACGCCGGCGCAGCGCCACCTATATGCATTATGCGCTCGACGATGCGCCAACCATGGAAGAAGCCGATCATCTGGCTGACGTCCCTGCGGCAGGGGATCATGGCGAGGAAGGGGAAGGTTATGCGGGCGTAGCGCTCAATCTCATTGATGCCCTGCAGACAGGAAAACCTTGCTATAGCGGGCTGAATGTTCGCAATGAGGGCGCTATTGATGGATTGCGCGCGGATGATGTGGTGGAGGTTAGCTGCGTGGTCGACAAGGATGGAATAAGGCCCTTGAAGATGGGGGCAATGCCTGAAGCGCAGTTCCAGCTCGTTCAGAACGTAAAGCGCTATGAGCGTCTTGCCGTGCGGGCGATCAGGGAACGCAGTCGCGATGTTGCGGTAGAAGCGTTGATGGCCCACCCGCTGGTCCTATCCTATTCCCGGGCAGTACCGCTCGTGGATGAATATCTCGCCGCGCATGCACAGTACGCAGGAGAGTGGAAGTGA